Within the Pseudomonadota bacterium genome, the region TTTTGACGATAACTTCGTTAAAGAGCATGTGTATAAAATCAGCATCTTCATGAATGTCTTCAATGTTCATGTAAACCGGACTCCCTTTTCCGGGAAGGTGAAGAGGATTGTCTATTCGCCGGGTACATTTTACTCTGCCAGCAGTGAAAGAAGCTCTCTCGAAAATGAGTCCTGCGCGGTTATCCTGGAGACTGAAAGCGGAAAAAATCTAGCCTTTGTCCAGATCGCCGGCCTGATTGCTCGTAGGATTGTCTGCTGGGCCGAGAAAGGGGATGAGCTTGTAAAGGGAGAAAGATTCGGGATGATCCGGTTTGGTTCAAGGGTTGACCTGTATCTGCCGCAACAAACCCAGCTTGAGGTTGTCAAGGGTCAGAAGGTTGTTGCCGGTGAAACCGTATTAGGCTATCTTCCCTGACTATTTGTTGCAACTTTTTACTCTTCGGCCATCCGTCCGGTCATCTTCACCGGATAGTGTTCAATTTGGAAAAATTCCCGACGCGGTATTCTGCTTCTTCGTAACTAACATCCTGTGTTTCTTGATAAAATCTCGTACATGAATTATAAGGTCATAATTATAATTGAATTCTCTGGCTCGACAGAGTGAGGGTATGGTTTCTGCTATGGAAAATCACACAAACATTGACAAAACAGACGGCCCGCGAGGGACCATCTGTCTTTTGCCGAGTCTTCTGACAACCATCAGTTTGTTCAGTGGTTTTTATTCAATAATATCAGCTATTAATGGCTTGTTTATTCATGCCGCGGTTGCGCTCATTATTTCTGCGGTGTTTGATGGGCTCGACGGACGTGTTGCCAGAATGACCGGAACCGCGAGTCTCTTTGGCAAAGAGTATGATTCATTGTGTGATCTTGTAGCGTTTGGTGTTGCCCCGGCAATTGTCGCCTATCTG harbors:
- a CDS encoding phosphatidylserine decarboxylase family protein; protein product: MKEPSIPVAREGYPFIAFTALLAIVFAILGYTLVSFSFLTLTAFVLYFFRDPERVTSDEEDSIISPADGKIILIEKVFDDNFVKEHVYKISIFMNVFNVHVNRTPFSGKVKRIVYSPGTFYSASSERSSLENESCAVILETESGKNLAFVQIAGLIARRIVCWAEKGDELVKGERFGMIRFGSRVDLYLPQQTQLEVVKGQKVVAGETVLGYLP